From Novipirellula galeiformis, the proteins below share one genomic window:
- a CDS encoding tetratricopeptide repeat protein has product MKYFNVVLPLAMMAGLTLVTNTAQAQNDRIYPATGSPVIGSVSQTSPQGIQAKVGGNPQNFVAGEIVKVLFAGDPPALTKGREFALDGQYDQALQELKTVNVDDLPRDVIKADALFYTAYSMSQLAIAGKGNKQAAKQTMLGFASKHRDSWHFFEAAKVLGDLALALDDKEGALKFYGSLRQAPTTTAKIEQVYLTGMVHLHGGDAEAASTEFDKVIGLKVDSVEAARLQSLSKAGKASALAIQNKADDGLTLVSTLISEMNPTDVEMAARIYNAQGAIYEAKGDNEGAIMAYLHTHLLFSGQSDAHAVALSKLIELWPKVGKPERGAEARQELQQRYPGFGK; this is encoded by the coding sequence ATGAAATACTTCAACGTCGTGCTACCGCTGGCCATGATGGCGGGACTGACCCTGGTAACCAATACGGCTCAGGCACAAAACGATCGGATCTACCCCGCGACCGGGTCTCCTGTGATTGGTTCGGTATCGCAAACCAGTCCGCAAGGGATCCAGGCAAAGGTTGGCGGCAATCCCCAGAATTTTGTTGCTGGCGAGATCGTCAAAGTCCTGTTCGCCGGAGATCCGCCGGCATTGACCAAAGGACGCGAGTTCGCCCTTGATGGCCAATACGACCAAGCGCTGCAAGAGCTCAAAACCGTCAACGTTGACGATCTGCCACGCGACGTGATCAAAGCCGACGCGTTGTTCTACACGGCGTATTCGATGAGCCAATTGGCGATCGCGGGCAAGGGAAACAAACAAGCGGCCAAACAAACCATGCTCGGCTTTGCATCGAAGCACCGTGACTCGTGGCACTTTTTTGAAGCCGCCAAAGTGCTCGGCGACCTTGCCCTCGCGCTGGATGACAAAGAGGGCGCGCTGAAGTTCTATGGCTCCCTCCGCCAAGCTCCCACCACAACGGCCAAGATCGAGCAGGTCTATTTGACCGGGATGGTTCACTTGCACGGAGGCGATGCCGAGGCCGCCAGCACCGAGTTCGACAAGGTGATCGGGTTGAAAGTGGACTCCGTCGAAGCGGCCCGATTGCAATCACTCTCCAAAGCAGGCAAGGCGTCCGCGCTGGCAATCCAAAACAAGGCCGACGATGGGTTGACCTTGGTTTCCACGTTGATCAGCGAGATGAATCCTACGGATGTGGAGATGGCCGCTCGAATCTACAACGCTCAAGGGGCCATCTATGAAGCCAAAGGGGACAACGAAGGGGCCATCATGGCTTACCTTCACACGCACCTGTTGTTTTCGGGTCAAAGCGACGCCCACGCTGTTGCCTTGTCAAAACTAATCGAGCTTTGGCCGAAAGTCGGCAAACCCGAACGAGGAGCCGAAGCCCGCCAAGAACTGCAACAACGTTATCCTGGATTCGGGAAGTAG
- the mdh gene encoding malate dehydrogenase — translation MRRAKITVIGAGNVGATCAHWCAAAELGDIVLLDIPQTEDMPRGKALDLMQASPIMGFDSNIVGTTSYDDAADSDVIVVTAGIPRKPGMSRDDLLGTNAKIITSVGEQIKATSPNAVVIVVSNPLDAMVQQMWKVTGFDSAKVCGQAGVLDTARYRTFLAMELGVSVEDISALLMGGHGDTMVPIPSCTSVGGIPVTQLIDRARLDEIVERTRKGGAEIVSLLKTGSAYYAPAAACTQMVEAVVRDKKRVIPVAAMCDAQYGVGGYYVGVPVVMGSGGVERIIELDLTDSEKADFQNSVDAVKGLVSTMDQLLAS, via the coding sequence ATGCGCCGAGCCAAAATTACCGTCATTGGAGCCGGAAACGTCGGAGCCACCTGTGCTCATTGGTGTGCTGCGGCCGAGTTGGGAGATATCGTGTTGTTGGATATTCCTCAGACCGAGGACATGCCACGCGGAAAAGCGCTTGACTTGATGCAAGCGTCCCCCATCATGGGCTTCGATTCGAATATCGTCGGAACGACCAGCTATGATGACGCAGCGGATAGCGACGTGATCGTCGTCACCGCCGGAATCCCGCGGAAACCGGGCATGAGCCGCGACGATTTGCTCGGTACCAACGCAAAGATCATCACCTCGGTTGGCGAGCAGATTAAGGCGACCAGCCCCAACGCCGTGGTGATCGTCGTGAGCAATCCGTTGGACGCGATGGTTCAACAAATGTGGAAAGTCACCGGGTTCGATTCCGCAAAAGTTTGTGGTCAAGCCGGAGTCTTGGATACCGCTCGCTACCGAACCTTTTTGGCCATGGAATTGGGCGTCAGCGTGGAAGACATCAGCGCCCTGTTGATGGGCGGCCACGGCGACACCATGGTGCCAATCCCAAGTTGCACCAGCGTCGGTGGGATTCCTGTGACCCAGTTGATCGACCGTGCTCGACTCGACGAAATTGTCGAGCGAACACGCAAAGGCGGAGCCGAAATTGTCTCGTTGTTGAAGACCGGCAGCGCCTACTACGCCCCCGCAGCAGCTTGTACCCAAATGGTCGAAGCGGTCGTTCGCGACAAGAAACGCGTGATTCCTGTAGCGGCCATGTGCGATGCTCAGTACGGAGTGGGCGGATACTACGTCGGTGTTCCCGTCGTGATGGGAAGTGGCGGAGTCGAGCGAATTATCGAGCTCGATTTGACCGATTCGGAAAAAGCCGATTTCCAGAATAGCGTCGATGCCGTGAAGGGTTTGGTTTCGACGATGGATCAATTGCTAGCGTCGTAA
- a CDS encoding alpha/beta hydrolase: MSRFHSSAIWGSSQAKETSHDTPPTPDSGDPPQHDSVAPSGNAPSGNDTGGLFHPSSWHEALTESDQFSGVENPFAPSKGVGAQTAFFLPLHYEANYEYPLVIWLHSDGFNENQVTQVMPHISLRNYLAVGVRASCATDSSGHCYEWRTRPGAIQTAYENVLHAVDQAVERFSVNPSRIVLAGYQSGGAMAMRIALRDPARFAGVVSLGARMPRGCRSLANLSEVRSRRLPMLWQWATESSDFDAAELDQDMRSAMMIHAQLEIRQYRDDDEMNTVALADVNEWIMNNVVSRSNGRSKDSWATSPTQFSSN, encoded by the coding sequence ATGAGTCGTTTTCATTCTTCGGCAATTTGGGGATCTTCCCAAGCAAAAGAAACCTCCCACGACACACCTCCAACGCCAGATTCAGGCGACCCTCCGCAACACGATTCGGTCGCACCTTCGGGAAACGCACCTTCGGGAAACGACACCGGTGGACTCTTTCACCCGTCATCGTGGCACGAAGCGTTGACCGAGTCGGATCAATTCAGTGGGGTTGAGAATCCGTTCGCTCCCTCCAAGGGGGTTGGTGCACAAACCGCGTTCTTTTTGCCACTGCATTATGAAGCCAATTACGAGTATCCCCTCGTGATTTGGTTGCACAGTGACGGCTTCAATGAGAACCAAGTCACCCAAGTGATGCCTCACATCAGCCTGCGGAATTATCTTGCTGTGGGAGTGCGAGCGAGTTGTGCAACCGATTCATCAGGGCACTGTTACGAGTGGCGGACACGTCCGGGGGCGATCCAAACCGCTTATGAGAATGTCTTGCATGCGGTCGACCAGGCGGTGGAGCGTTTTTCGGTCAACCCGTCACGCATCGTGCTGGCGGGATACCAGAGCGGTGGCGCGATGGCGATGCGGATTGCGCTGCGTGATCCGGCGCGATTTGCGGGAGTGGTTTCGCTCGGCGCGCGGATGCCCCGCGGATGTCGATCGTTGGCGAATTTGTCCGAGGTGCGCTCGCGGCGGTTACCGATGCTGTGGCAATGGGCGACCGAAAGCTCCGATTTTGACGCTGCGGAGCTTGACCAAGATATGCGTAGCGCGATGATGATTCACGCTCAATTAGAAATCCGTCAATATCGTGATGATGACGAGATGAATACGGTCGCACTCGCGGACGTCAACGAATGGATCATGAATAATGTAGTGTCACGCTCCAATGGCCGTTCCAAAGATTCTTGGGCAACCTCGCCCACTCAGTTTTCTTCGAATTAA
- a CDS encoding response regulator transcription factor: MTREDSRSDDDIPQEAVPATEAQSSTKAPAGGKRILIVDDDHEIVESVRYALEGEGHEVVVARDGNQGLALAERENPDLMILDMMMPKRSGFLVLEKLRRIRDVPLPVIMITGNEGSRHKAYAELLGVSDYIRKPFPMDRLIKAVNKLLES; encoded by the coding sequence ATGACCCGCGAAGACAGCCGCAGCGACGACGATATCCCGCAAGAAGCCGTGCCCGCAACGGAGGCTCAATCGTCCACCAAGGCGCCGGCCGGAGGGAAGCGAATTTTGATTGTGGATGACGACCATGAAATCGTCGAATCGGTTCGCTATGCGCTTGAGGGAGAGGGCCACGAGGTCGTGGTCGCTCGCGATGGTAACCAGGGGCTTGCCTTGGCCGAGCGGGAGAACCCGGATTTGATGATCTTGGACATGATGATGCCAAAGCGGAGTGGCTTTCTCGTGCTGGAAAAGTTGCGGCGAATTCGCGACGTGCCTTTGCCCGTGATCATGATTACCGGCAATGAGGGAAGTCGACACAAGGCGTACGCGGAATTGCTCGGCGTGAGCGACTACATCCGCAAGCCGTTTCCGATGGACCGCTTGATCAAAGCGGTGAACAAGTTGCTCGAGTCGTGA
- a CDS encoding DUF423 domain-containing protein, which yields MNKNSLQKRILVAAAICGALGVLIGAFGAHGLAGFLESRGLDAETIAKRSDQFDVGARYHLVHAVVLLSLAAVPFGADRIRRVASWLFLLGIVFFSGSLYLLVVFNVPKFGAVTPIGGLLWIFGWITLLGLVKNRDVSDR from the coding sequence GTGAACAAAAACTCGCTTCAAAAACGGATTCTTGTGGCGGCTGCTATTTGTGGCGCGCTGGGAGTATTGATCGGGGCCTTCGGGGCTCATGGGCTTGCCGGTTTCTTGGAGTCGCGTGGCTTAGACGCCGAAACGATCGCGAAACGAAGCGACCAATTCGATGTGGGCGCGCGATACCATCTCGTGCATGCGGTCGTCCTGCTGTCGCTCGCGGCGGTCCCGTTTGGGGCGGATCGCATTCGCCGCGTGGCGTCATGGCTGTTCTTGCTAGGGATCGTTTTCTTCAGCGGCAGCCTTTATTTGCTGGTGGTGTTCAACGTGCCCAAGTTCGGGGCGGTCACGCCGATTGGCGGTCTGCTTTGGATCTTTGGTTGGATCACGCTGCTCGGCTTAGTGAAGAATCGTGACGTTTCGGACCGCTAG
- a CDS encoding aspartate carbamoyltransferase catalytic subunit — protein MSEADVIDIAFPENWHRRHLLDLESLSAGEIQILLDTAQKLKELTGGCRNKLSLLAGKTLANLFFENSTRTRNSFSLAAKRLGADTVEFSSGGSSVAKGETFVDTAKTIEAMGVDWVCTRHLTPGTPHLLARELRCSVINAGDGPHEHPTQGLLDMLTIRQHRGRLDGLTVALVGDISHSRTARSNIWGLSKLGAHVIICGPPTLVSPRWQELGFEVAHNLDAILHRCDVLNLLRIQFERQRARPFPSVHEYAALYAMTGARMRRAKDDILIMAPGPINRGVEITPEVADGPHSVILEQVTNGIAVRMAALWLLSGAQDALNSTTQVEPLHYV, from the coding sequence ATGTCCGAGGCGGATGTAATCGACATAGCGTTTCCAGAAAACTGGCATCGACGTCATTTGCTGGATCTGGAGAGTCTCTCAGCCGGCGAAATCCAAATTCTGTTGGATACGGCACAGAAGTTGAAAGAGTTGACCGGCGGTTGCCGCAACAAACTTTCCTTGCTAGCGGGGAAAACTCTCGCCAATCTGTTCTTCGAGAACAGCACGCGAACTCGCAATAGTTTTTCGTTGGCCGCCAAGCGGCTCGGTGCCGACACCGTCGAATTTAGTAGCGGGGGCAGTAGTGTCGCGAAGGGAGAGACCTTCGTGGACACCGCGAAAACCATCGAAGCGATGGGGGTGGATTGGGTTTGTACTCGGCACCTCACGCCGGGGACGCCTCATTTGTTGGCGCGTGAACTTCGTTGCAGTGTGATCAACGCTGGCGATGGGCCGCACGAGCATCCCACTCAAGGCTTGCTCGATATGTTGACGATCCGCCAACATCGCGGACGACTCGATGGATTGACCGTGGCCTTGGTTGGCGATATCTCCCATAGCCGAACCGCACGAAGCAATATTTGGGGACTCAGCAAACTCGGAGCCCACGTGATTATCTGTGGGCCGCCGACGTTGGTCAGTCCTCGATGGCAGGAGTTGGGGTTCGAGGTTGCCCACAATTTGGACGCGATTTTGCATCGTTGTGATGTGTTGAACTTGTTACGCATCCAATTCGAGCGTCAGCGTGCTCGTCCCTTTCCGAGTGTTCATGAATACGCGGCGTTGTATGCGATGACAGGAGCTCGGATGCGTCGTGCCAAAGACGACATCTTGATTATGGCTCCCGGCCCCATTAACCGTGGCGTCGAGATTACTCCGGAAGTCGCCGACGGGCCGCACTCGGTCATTCTTGAGCAGGTCACTAACGGGATTGCCGTTCGAATGGCTGCATTGTGGTTGCTCTCCGGGGCGCAAGACGCATTAAACTCAACGACGCAGGTCGAACCTTTGCACTATGTCTGA
- a CDS encoding dihydroorotase codes for MSDLLIENGRLVDPSQGIDRPARLLIVGGVVAAIDPSDADIPEGCQRIDATGCIVAPGLVDLGVELREPGSEEDETIQSGSDAALAGGFTSILCTANTEPVIDSPGAVEFVRQKAARANGVRVHVIGCLSRQREGEQMAELGLLAEAGAVAFSDAPRPIANDALLKRSLDYCRMLNRVIFDIPEIPELAENGVMHEGQVSLTLGLRGLPTEAEDLAVARDVRLAEATAGRLHVGPVSTMGAVDMIRRVKSREIAVTASVCPHNLCLLDTELRSYDSRFKVHPPLRSVRHVEMLREAVADGTIDAIQSGHRPRSREKKMNDLDLAPFGAATLETTLSTVSKFMIDNGILTWSAAIDRLSTAPARIASIPGGTLAVGSLGDVVVIDPNATWRVDAAEFRSNCISSPLDGHELSSRVTHTIVGGVVRFQA; via the coding sequence ATGTCTGATTTACTGATTGAAAATGGACGTTTGGTTGACCCCAGCCAAGGGATTGACCGTCCAGCACGCTTGTTGATTGTGGGCGGAGTTGTCGCGGCGATTGATCCCAGTGATGCGGACATCCCCGAGGGGTGTCAACGCATTGACGCAACCGGTTGTATTGTGGCACCGGGCTTAGTGGATTTGGGAGTCGAGCTGCGCGAGCCAGGCAGCGAAGAGGACGAAACGATTCAATCGGGTAGCGATGCCGCACTCGCAGGTGGCTTCACTTCGATTTTGTGTACGGCGAATACCGAGCCGGTCATCGATTCGCCCGGAGCGGTAGAGTTTGTGCGTCAAAAAGCGGCTCGTGCCAATGGCGTTCGCGTGCATGTGATCGGTTGCCTTAGCCGACAGCGTGAAGGCGAGCAGATGGCTGAACTTGGCTTGTTGGCTGAGGCCGGGGCGGTCGCGTTTAGTGACGCACCGCGACCGATCGCTAACGATGCACTCCTGAAGCGATCGTTGGATTATTGCCGGATGCTCAATCGGGTCATTTTTGATATCCCCGAGATCCCCGAGCTCGCCGAAAATGGGGTGATGCACGAAGGCCAAGTTTCGTTGACGCTTGGATTGCGAGGGTTGCCAACCGAGGCAGAGGACTTGGCGGTGGCGCGGGATGTGCGTTTAGCCGAAGCGACGGCAGGTCGATTGCACGTCGGTCCGGTCAGCACGATGGGGGCGGTGGACATGATTCGCCGCGTCAAGTCGCGTGAAATTGCCGTGACGGCTTCAGTGTGCCCGCACAACCTGTGTTTGCTCGACACGGAACTGCGTTCGTATGATTCGCGATTCAAAGTCCACCCGCCACTGCGCAGTGTGCGTCACGTGGAAATGTTGCGTGAGGCGGTTGCCGACGGAACCATCGACGCGATTCAAAGCGGCCACCGGCCACGAAGTCGCGAAAAGAAAATGAATGACCTTGATCTCGCTCCGTTTGGTGCCGCGACGCTGGAAACGACGCTTTCGACCGTTTCCAAGTTCATGATCGATAACGGCATCCTCACCTGGTCCGCAGCGATCGATCGGCTTTCAACCGCGCCAGCGCGAATCGCATCGATCCCCGGCGGAACGTTGGCGGTCGGTTCGTTGGGAGACGTGGTGGTGATCGACCCCAATGCGACCTGGCGAGTGGATGCCGCTGAATTCCGTTCGAATTGCATTAGCAGTCCGTTGGATGGGCACGAGCTCTCGTCGCGAGTGACCCATACGATCGTCGGCGGCGTGGTTCGCTTTCAGGCTTAA
- a CDS encoding fumarylacetoacetate hydrolase family protein — protein sequence MKIAKYIDASGSPRIAWVNDTELVPLQTNEQIKSLADIIAAENPILAARSLVTDAPIAIDDSIDWLPPIDHQEVWAAGVTYKRSQAARMEESEAAASCYDRVYVAERPELFFKATPHRVSGHNQPLRIRRDAKWNVPEPEVTLVLSAKMKIVGLTVGNDMSSRDIEGENPLYLPQAKCYNQCAGLGPWVALFDTLPPPSAIGIDLKIHRESQVVFDQQITAAEMARSFEDLVQWLSRDNDFPNGAFLMTGTGIIPASDFTLHVGDRVEITIDGIGTLSNSIVQSS from the coding sequence ATGAAAATCGCAAAGTACATCGATGCCTCGGGCTCGCCGCGTATCGCTTGGGTGAATGATACGGAATTGGTTCCGCTTCAAACTAACGAGCAAATCAAGTCTCTTGCCGACATCATTGCCGCTGAGAATCCAATTCTAGCGGCGCGGTCATTGGTGACCGATGCTCCGATTGCGATCGACGATTCGATTGATTGGTTGCCGCCGATCGATCATCAAGAAGTGTGGGCAGCCGGCGTGACGTACAAGCGAAGCCAAGCCGCGCGGATGGAAGAGTCCGAAGCGGCGGCGTCCTGCTATGACCGCGTTTACGTTGCGGAACGCCCCGAGTTGTTTTTCAAGGCAACTCCGCATCGTGTTAGTGGCCACAATCAACCGCTGCGGATTCGCCGGGATGCGAAATGGAATGTTCCTGAACCCGAGGTCACCTTGGTGCTCAGTGCGAAGATGAAGATCGTCGGTTTGACCGTCGGCAACGACATGAGTTCCCGGGACATCGAAGGCGAGAATCCGCTCTATTTGCCACAAGCGAAATGCTACAACCAATGTGCTGGACTCGGCCCCTGGGTGGCGCTGTTCGATACGCTTCCGCCGCCCTCGGCGATCGGAATCGATTTAAAGATTCATCGCGAGAGCCAAGTCGTGTTTGATCAGCAAATTACCGCAGCGGAGATGGCGCGCAGTTTCGAGGATCTGGTTCAGTGGCTTTCGCGTGATAACGATTTTCCCAATGGTGCTTTCCTGATGACGGGAACCGGTATCATTCCGGCAAGCGACTTTACGCTTCATGTTGGCGATCGAGTCGAGATCACCATCGATGGAATTGGGACCTTGTCTAATTCCATTGTCCAGTCGTCGTGA
- a CDS encoding aldehyde dehydrogenase (NADP(+)): protein MSQTPSTVRPVLINGIWRDADFSSTFQATDPNTNEVLAATFPVSAWSDCDAALDAAVEAATALRRVSKAKIAEFLEAYADGIEAAKEALVDAAFAETGLARSPRLGDVELPRTSNQLRAAAAACRSGNWAAATIDTKAGIRSCFEAIGPVCVFGPNNFPFAFGSVSGGDFAAAIAAGNPVIGKANSSHPETTRLFAEIALRALKQAGLPEATVQLIYRTSHADGERLVSDPRVGATGYTGSRTAGLKLKAAADAVGKPIYLELSSVNPVVMTSTALQQRGDEIANDFVTSVLMGTGQFCTNPGMVLLQSGEPSERFIATVKERFASAPAGTLLSPAVSTSLSQSVKTLCGFGAELLTGGGEPESGRCAYANTLLRVSGSDFLSHPEGFQTEAFGNAALMVVADNLDELTESISRLEGNLTGCIYSAADGSDEAAYEKIAFELIPKVGRILNDKMPTGVAVSAAMNHGGPYPATGHPGFTAVGVPAALVRFAKLTSYDNVRESRLPELLRNEPPTEDTWRNVDGQWTQASV from the coding sequence ATGTCCCAAACCCCTTCCACCGTTCGTCCCGTTTTGATCAACGGCATTTGGCGTGACGCTGACTTTAGCAGCACGTTTCAGGCAACGGATCCGAATACAAATGAAGTGTTGGCAGCAACGTTTCCCGTCAGTGCTTGGAGCGATTGCGATGCCGCGCTCGACGCGGCGGTCGAGGCCGCCACGGCGCTGCGCCGAGTCAGCAAGGCCAAGATCGCTGAGTTCTTAGAAGCCTATGCCGATGGGATCGAGGCAGCGAAAGAGGCTCTTGTGGATGCTGCCTTTGCCGAGACGGGGCTCGCGCGAAGTCCTCGTTTGGGCGACGTCGAGTTGCCGCGGACCAGCAATCAATTGCGTGCCGCCGCCGCTGCGTGCCGTAGTGGGAATTGGGCTGCGGCGACGATCGATACCAAGGCGGGGATCCGTTCCTGCTTCGAAGCGATTGGACCCGTGTGTGTGTTCGGTCCAAATAACTTCCCCTTCGCTTTCGGCAGTGTGTCGGGAGGCGATTTTGCCGCCGCGATCGCTGCGGGGAATCCCGTCATTGGCAAAGCCAATAGTTCGCATCCCGAAACAACCCGCTTGTTCGCAGAGATTGCCCTGCGGGCGCTCAAGCAAGCCGGGTTACCCGAAGCAACGGTTCAGTTGATTTATCGAACGAGCCATGCGGATGGGGAGCGTTTGGTTTCGGACCCTCGTGTTGGCGCTACCGGATACACCGGCAGCCGCACTGCAGGGTTGAAGCTCAAGGCTGCCGCGGATGCGGTGGGCAAGCCGATTTATCTCGAGCTCTCGAGTGTCAATCCCGTTGTGATGACCTCCACGGCGCTCCAGCAGCGTGGCGACGAAATCGCAAACGACTTTGTTACCAGCGTTTTGATGGGCACGGGGCAATTTTGTACCAACCCCGGGATGGTGCTGCTGCAATCAGGCGAGCCGAGCGAGAGGTTTATCGCGACCGTGAAAGAGCGTTTTGCTTCGGCGCCGGCCGGGACGCTATTGTCGCCTGCGGTGTCCACGAGCTTGTCTCAGAGCGTCAAGACGCTGTGTGGGTTTGGGGCGGAGTTGCTGACCGGTGGGGGCGAGCCTGAGTCGGGGCGTTGTGCTTACGCAAACACGTTGCTGCGAGTCAGTGGCAGCGATTTCTTGAGCCATCCCGAAGGCTTCCAAACCGAAGCGTTCGGCAACGCCGCGTTGATGGTGGTGGCGGACAATCTCGACGAGTTAACCGAGTCGATCTCGCGTTTGGAGGGCAATTTAACAGGGTGTATCTATTCGGCGGCGGACGGCAGTGATGAAGCGGCCTATGAGAAGATTGCCTTCGAGTTGATTCCCAAGGTCGGCCGTATTTTGAATGATAAGATGCCAACCGGCGTGGCGGTTAGCGCCGCGATGAACCACGGCGGCCCCTACCCCGCGACCGGACATCCCGGGTTCACTGCGGTTGGTGTTCCAGCAGCGTTGGTCCGGTTTGCCAAGTTAACGTCGTACGACAATGTGCGCGAGTCGCGGTTGCCGGAACTGTTGAGAAATGAGCCGCCGACTGAGGACACTTGGCGAAATGTTGATGGCCAGTGGACCCAGGCGAGCGTCTAG